Proteins from one Impatiens glandulifera chromosome 2, dImpGla2.1, whole genome shotgun sequence genomic window:
- the LOC124926034 gene encoding signal peptidase complex catalytic subunit SEC11A-like, whose amino-acid sequence MGWIGETIDSIKSLQIRQVLSQVISLGMIVTSALIIWKGLMCLTGSESPVVVVLSGSMEPGFKRGDILFLHMNNDPIRAGEIVVFNVDGREIPIVHRVIKVHERQETGDVDVLTKGDNNFGDDRLLYAQGQLWLHRKHIMGRAVGFLPYVGWVTIIMTEKPIFKYILIGALGLLVITSKE is encoded by the exons ATGGGGTGGATCGGAGAGACCATTGACTCCATCAAATCTTTGCAGATCAGACAAGTTCTCTCCCAAGTCATCAGTCTTG GTATGATTGTTACATCGGCACTGATTATATGGAAAGGATTGATGTGTTTAACTGGTAGCGAATCGCCTGTTGTTGTTGTGTTATCTGGAAGCATGGAGCCAGGATTCAAAAGG GGTGATATTTTATTCCTTCATATGAACAATGATCCAATCCGTGCAGGAGAAATAGTTGTATTTAATGTTGAT GGACGTGAAATTCCAATTGTTCATCGAGTGATAAAG GTTCATGAGCGTCAAGAGACTGGTGATGTTGATGTTCTTACTAAAG GTGATAATAATTTTGGAGATGACAGACTTCTGTATGCTCAAGGTCAGCTTTGGCTGCATAGGAAACATATTATGGGAAGGGCTGTTGG GTTCTTGCCTTATGTTGGATGGGTGACAATCATTATGACAGAGAAGCCTATATTTAAg TATATACTGATAGGTGCCCTGGGACTGCTTGTAATAACCTCTAAGGAGTAA
- the LOC124927913 gene encoding signal peptidase complex catalytic subunit SEC11C-like, whose amino-acid sequence MKIMRHSQAVVNLGMTVTWALILWKGLMCFTGTESPIVVVLSESMEPGFKRGDILFLVGMNKKEDSIYVGQILVFKIDGRPIPIVHRVIEVHGDGQGVVDVLTKGDNNEVDDRSLYAHGQFWLQRHHIMGRAVGYLPYLGWVTIIITENPLIKYLLIGALGLVLLSSQDP is encoded by the exons ATGAAGATCATGAGACACTCTCAAGCTGTCGTCAATCTTG GTATGACTGTAACATGGGCGTTGATACTATGGAAAGGACTTATGTGTTTTACTGGTACTGAATCGCCTATTGTTGTGGTTCTTTCTGAAAGCATGGAGCCAGGATTCAAAAGG GGTGACATTTTATTCCTTGTTGGTATGAACAAGAAAGAAGATTCTATCtatgttggacaaatacttgtATTCAAAATTGAT GGACGCCCTATTCCAATAGTTCATCGAGTTATAgag GTTCATGGAGATGGTCAAGGTGTTGTTGATGTGCTTACCAAag GTGATAATAATGAAGTAGATGATAGATCTCTATATGCTCATGGTCAATTCTGGCTACAAAGACATCATATCATGGGAAGGGCTGTTGg GTATTTGCCTTATCTTGGTTGGGTCACTATTATAATTACTGAAAACCCCCTAATCAAG TATCTTTTGATAGGTGCCTTAGGACTTGTTCTCTTAAGTTCTCAAGATCCTTAA
- the LOC124927028 gene encoding auxin efflux carrier component 2 isoform X1 yields the protein MITGKDIYDVLAAIVPLYVAMILAYGSVRWWKIFTPDQCSGINRFVAVFAVPLLSFHFISSNDPYAMNYHFIAADSLQKIVVLTALFLWQVLVRRRSGQGLDWMITLFSLSTLPNTLVMGIPLLKAMYGDFSGGLMVQIVVLQSVVWYTLMLFMFEYRAARLLIGEQFPETAGEIASFRVDSDVVSLNGREALQTDAEIGDDGKLHVVVRRSAASSVVSSSYHNNNTKLTPRASNLTGVEIYSVQSSREPTPRASSFNQTDFYAMFSAASKTASPSRHGYTNSYGGGQGTGAEVFSLQSSKGVTPRTSNFDEDMMMKRKQGRGGVKSMSGELFSGASAGIPSYPPPNPMLSGSGSGVPQKGRRESGSSGTNNTNSKELHMFVWSSSASPVSETNMRNAINKAATGTGANESLVESSKAAFQRETNPKGEDMEFPAAVAAAYEGAAEKKRKVVDEEGGGGGGMNKKQQMPPASVMTRLIVIMVWRKLIRNPNTYSSLIGVVWSLISFRFNIQMPSIVKGSISILSDAGLGMAMFSLGLFMALQPRIIACGKSVATFTMAVRFLTGPAVIAATSIAIGLRGVLLHIAIVQAALPQGIVPFVFAKEYNVHPDILSTGVIFGMLIALPITVLYYILLGL from the exons ATGATCACCGGAAAAGATATCTACGACGTCTTAGCGGCCATCGTGCCGCTTTACGTAGCCATGATCTTAGCATATGGCTCCGTCAGATGGTGGAAGATCTTCACCCCTGATCAATGCTCCGGTATCAACCGATTCGTCGCAGTCTTCGCTGTCCCTCTACTTTCCTTCCATTTCATCTCATCTAACGACCCATACGCCATGAATTACCATTTCATCGCCGCAGATTCCCTCCAAAAGATCGTAGTCCTCACTGCCCTATTCCTCTGGCAAGTTCTAGTCAGACGTCGCTCCGGTCAAGGACTCGATTGGATGATTACCCTTTTCTCTTTATCAACTCTACCCAACACTCTCGTCATGGGAATCCCACTCTTGAAAGCCATGTACGGAGATTTCTCCGGCGGATTGATGGTTCAAATCGTAGTTTTGCAGAGTGTCGTTTGGTACACTTTAATGTTGTTCATGTTTGAGTATAGAGCTGCCAGGCTTCTAATCGGAGAACAGTTTCCAGAAACTGCAGGAGAAATCGCGTCTTTTCGAGTTGATTCCGATGTCGTGTCGTTGAACGGACGTGAAGCGTTACAGACGGATGCGGAAATTGGTGACGACGGGAAGTTACATGTCGTGGTACGGCGGTCGGCGGCTTCATCTGTGGTGTCTTCGTCGTATCATAATAACAATACAAAGTTAACTCCAAGAGCATCGAATTTAACCGGAGTTGAGATTTACTCTGTTCAATCATCAAGAGAACCAACTCCAAGAGCATCAAGCTTTAACCAAACAGATTTCTACGCAATGTTCTCCGCCGCTAGTAAAACCGCTAGCCCATCAAGACACGGATATACAAACAGTTACGGCGGCGGACAAGGAACCGGCGCCGAGGTTTTCTCATTGCAATCATCGAAAGGGGTGACTCCAAGAACATCAAATTTCGACGAGGatatgatgatgaagagaaaACAAGGGAGAGGTGGTGTCAAGAGTATGAGCGGCGAGTTGTTTTCCGGCGCCAGCGCCGGAATCCCTTCCTACCCACCTCCTAATCCTATGCTCTCCGGCAGCGGAAGTGGAGTTCCACAAAAGGGTAGAAGAGAAAGTGGTTCATCTGGCACTAACAATACTAATAGCAAGGAATTACATATGTTCGTTTGGAGTTCAAGTGCTTCGCCGGTTTCTGAAACAAACATGAGAAACGCTATTAATAAGGCGGCGACGGGGACTGGGGCTAATGAGAGTTTAGTTGAATCATCTAAAGCTGCTTTTCAACGAGAGACAAATCCGAAAG GAGAGGATATGGAGTTTCCGGCGGCGGTGGCGGCGGCGTATGAGGGGGCGGCGGAGAAGAAGAGGAAGGTGGTGGATGAagaaggtggtggtggtggtgggatGAATAAGAAACAGCAGATGCCGCCGGCGAGTGTGATGACTAGGCTTATTGTGATTATGGTATGGAGGAAACTTATAAGGAATCCAAACACGTACTCCAGTCTCATAGGTGTTGTTTGGTCGCTCATTTCTTTCAg GTTTAATATTCAAATGCCATCAATAGTGAAGGGTTCAATATCCATTTTATCAGATGCTGGTCTTGGAATGGCCATGTTCAGTTTGG GTTTGTTTATGGCTCTACAACCTAGGATCATAGCGTGTGGAAAGTCGGTTGCAACCTTTACAATGGCGGTGAGATTTCTAACAGGACCAGCCGTGATCGCCGCCACTTCCATTGCGATTGGCCTTCGAGGAGTCCTTCTTCACATCGCAATCGTTCAG GCCGCACTTCCTCAAGGAATTGTCCCGTTTGTGTTCGCGAAAGAGTACAATGTTCACCCCGACATACTTAGTACCGG GGTTATTTTCGGGATGCTAATAGCGTTGCCTATTACTGTACTGTATTATATCCTATTGGGCCTTTAA
- the LOC124927028 gene encoding auxin efflux carrier component 2 isoform X2 — MITGKDIYDVLAAIVPLYVAMILAYGSVRWWKIFTPDQCSGINRFVAVFAVPLLSFHFISSNDPYAMNYHFIAADSLQKIVVLTALFLWQVLVRRRSGQGLDWMITLFSLSTLPNTLVMGIPLLKAMYGDFSGGLMVQIVVLQSVVWYTLMLFMFEYRAARLLIGEQFPETAGEIASFRVDSDVVSLNGREALQTDAEIGDDGKLHVVVRRSAASSVVSSSYHNNNTKLTPRASNLTGVEIYSVQSSREPTPRASSFNQTDFYAMFSAASKTASPSRHGYTNSYGGGQGTGAEVFSLQSSKGVTPRTSNFDEDMMMKRKQGRGGVKSMSGELFSGASAGIPSYPPPNPMLSGSGSGVPQKGRRESGSSGTNNTNSKELHMFVWSSSASPVSETNMRNAINKAATGTGANESLVESSKAAFQREVAAAYEGAAEKKRKVVDEEGGGGGGMNKKQQMPPASVMTRLIVIMVWRKLIRNPNTYSSLIGVVWSLISFRFNIQMPSIVKGSISILSDAGLGMAMFSLGLFMALQPRIIACGKSVATFTMAVRFLTGPAVIAATSIAIGLRGVLLHIAIVQAALPQGIVPFVFAKEYNVHPDILSTGVIFGMLIALPITVLYYILLGL, encoded by the exons ATGATCACCGGAAAAGATATCTACGACGTCTTAGCGGCCATCGTGCCGCTTTACGTAGCCATGATCTTAGCATATGGCTCCGTCAGATGGTGGAAGATCTTCACCCCTGATCAATGCTCCGGTATCAACCGATTCGTCGCAGTCTTCGCTGTCCCTCTACTTTCCTTCCATTTCATCTCATCTAACGACCCATACGCCATGAATTACCATTTCATCGCCGCAGATTCCCTCCAAAAGATCGTAGTCCTCACTGCCCTATTCCTCTGGCAAGTTCTAGTCAGACGTCGCTCCGGTCAAGGACTCGATTGGATGATTACCCTTTTCTCTTTATCAACTCTACCCAACACTCTCGTCATGGGAATCCCACTCTTGAAAGCCATGTACGGAGATTTCTCCGGCGGATTGATGGTTCAAATCGTAGTTTTGCAGAGTGTCGTTTGGTACACTTTAATGTTGTTCATGTTTGAGTATAGAGCTGCCAGGCTTCTAATCGGAGAACAGTTTCCAGAAACTGCAGGAGAAATCGCGTCTTTTCGAGTTGATTCCGATGTCGTGTCGTTGAACGGACGTGAAGCGTTACAGACGGATGCGGAAATTGGTGACGACGGGAAGTTACATGTCGTGGTACGGCGGTCGGCGGCTTCATCTGTGGTGTCTTCGTCGTATCATAATAACAATACAAAGTTAACTCCAAGAGCATCGAATTTAACCGGAGTTGAGATTTACTCTGTTCAATCATCAAGAGAACCAACTCCAAGAGCATCAAGCTTTAACCAAACAGATTTCTACGCAATGTTCTCCGCCGCTAGTAAAACCGCTAGCCCATCAAGACACGGATATACAAACAGTTACGGCGGCGGACAAGGAACCGGCGCCGAGGTTTTCTCATTGCAATCATCGAAAGGGGTGACTCCAAGAACATCAAATTTCGACGAGGatatgatgatgaagagaaaACAAGGGAGAGGTGGTGTCAAGAGTATGAGCGGCGAGTTGTTTTCCGGCGCCAGCGCCGGAATCCCTTCCTACCCACCTCCTAATCCTATGCTCTCCGGCAGCGGAAGTGGAGTTCCACAAAAGGGTAGAAGAGAAAGTGGTTCATCTGGCACTAACAATACTAATAGCAAGGAATTACATATGTTCGTTTGGAGTTCAAGTGCTTCGCCGGTTTCTGAAACAAACATGAGAAACGCTATTAATAAGGCGGCGACGGGGACTGGGGCTAATGAGAGTTTAGTTGAATCATCTAAAGCTGCTTTTCAACGAGA GGTGGCGGCGGCGTATGAGGGGGCGGCGGAGAAGAAGAGGAAGGTGGTGGATGAagaaggtggtggtggtggtgggatGAATAAGAAACAGCAGATGCCGCCGGCGAGTGTGATGACTAGGCTTATTGTGATTATGGTATGGAGGAAACTTATAAGGAATCCAAACACGTACTCCAGTCTCATAGGTGTTGTTTGGTCGCTCATTTCTTTCAg GTTTAATATTCAAATGCCATCAATAGTGAAGGGTTCAATATCCATTTTATCAGATGCTGGTCTTGGAATGGCCATGTTCAGTTTGG GTTTGTTTATGGCTCTACAACCTAGGATCATAGCGTGTGGAAAGTCGGTTGCAACCTTTACAATGGCGGTGAGATTTCTAACAGGACCAGCCGTGATCGCCGCCACTTCCATTGCGATTGGCCTTCGAGGAGTCCTTCTTCACATCGCAATCGTTCAG GCCGCACTTCCTCAAGGAATTGTCCCGTTTGTGTTCGCGAAAGAGTACAATGTTCACCCCGACATACTTAGTACCGG GGTTATTTTCGGGATGCTAATAGCGTTGCCTATTACTGTACTGTATTATATCCTATTGGGCCTTTAA
- the LOC124925310 gene encoding uncharacterized protein LOC124925310 — protein sequence MMPPAAPTEQILTESLSVVSFPSSTIEETYIVDARRFSNLRGVRWRIDLGILSCSLSASIDDLRRTTAESRRRYAGLRRRLLIEPHIPKDGTNSPEPVIDNPLSQNPDSMWGRFFKNAELERILDQDLSRLYPEQANYFQTAGCQSMLRRILLLWCLRHPECGYRQGMHELLAPLLYVLQADLENLGQVRKLYEDHFIDKFDSFSFQDSDLMYNFDYKKLSEYMEDEIESKKAPKKKICSLDELDPKIQEIVLISDAYGAEGELGVVISEKFLEHDAYCMFDALMSGSTGAVMMVNFFVPSPLPSSQTGLAPVIEASSAWYHLLSIVDSSLYSHLVELGVEPQYFALRWLRVLFGREFSLDNLLIIWDHIFAYDNCKTRSVVDDNSNICEALNSPRGAFISSLAVSMILYLRSSLLATENPTSCLKRLLNFPNDVSLGKLMGKAKSLLVLALDPNNLTPLQPSIIGTTSNRSRSATVRGHSLSTDSVSPTSPLCLVPDSYWEEKWRIMQKEEEEKRKNCSSEKKHVPYQKKGWSEKVKMRLSRTISSASSSKIEPIRSFRKSLLDDLSRNLGTNDHSVPASIEEDKTENKERDLNGNGNGVSEEGSSSFSDLPSPNNNENDSRRSSSASNIPSNKIDDESNNVQLLTGQDSPLPVSRPSNVISSQPGLGKDSNLVEDLSLVETENPVPCPKEQRLLSIGKFPWLWKFGRRVEGTATHEKAANESTKISSGSCNDQKGGGRVSPQLDVSNTSLATSNGEVVDQNMISTLRNLASSMLENIQVIESSMEQENMSKNIISGRGGQVTAVVALKELRKISNILSEM from the exons ATGATGCCTCCTGCGGCTCCGACTGAACAGATATTGACGGAATCATTGTCGGTGGTATCTTTTCCTTCGTCAACAATAGAGGAGACTTACATTGTTGATGCTCGTCGATTTTCTAATCTACGAGGAGTACGATGGCGCATAGACTTGGGGATTTTGTCGTGCTCCCTTTCTGCATCGATTGATGATCTACGTCGGACGACAGCAGAGTCTCGAAGGAG ATATGCTGGTCTGAGGCGGCGGCTGCTTATTGAGCCACACATACCCAAGGATGGTACTAATTCTCCCGAGCCTGTCATTGACAACCCATTGTCACAAAACCCAG ATAGTATGTGGGGTCGATTCTTCAAGAATGCTGAATTAGAAAGAATACTTGATCAAGATTTGTCTCGCCTGTATCCAGAACAAGCAAACTATTTCCAGACAGCAGGATGCCAAAGCATGCTAAGAAGGATACTGTTGTTATGGTGTCTTAGACATCCAGAATGTGGTTACAGACAAG gaatGCATGAACTGTTGGCTCCACTATTATATGTTCTCCAAGCTGATCTGGAGAACCTTGGGCAAGTGCGAAAACTTTATGAAGACCACTTCATCGATAAATTTGACAGCTTCTCATTCCAGGATAGTGATTTAATGTACAATTTTGATTATAAGAAATTGTCAGAGTATATGGAAGATGAAATAGAGTCTAAAAAAGCGCCTAAGAAGAAGATCTGCAGTCTCGATGAACTTGATCCAAAAATCCAAGAGATTGTATTGATAAGTGATGCTTATGGGGCAGAAGGTGAACTGGGGGTGGTAATATCTGAGAAGTTTCTAGAACATGATGCTTATTGCATGTTTGATGCTTTGATGAGTGGATCTACAGGTGCTGTAATGATGGTTAACTTTTTCGTACCTTCACCATTACCCAGCTCCCAAACGGGTTTAGCTCCTGTTATTGAAGCTTCTTCAGCTTGGTATCATTTACTTTCTATTGTTGATTCATCTCTTTACAGCCACCTTGTTGAGTTGGGGGTAGAGCCTCAATATTTTGCCTTACGGTGGTTAAGAGTCCTGTTTGGGCGTGAGTTCTCGCTCGATAACCTCTTGATTATCTGGGACCACATATTTGCATATGACAATTGCAAAACAAGATctgttgttgatgataattCTAACATTTGTGAAGCTCTCAATTCACCCAGGGGAGCTTTCATTTCTTCTTTGGCTGTTTCAATGATTCTTTACCTCAGATCTTCATTACTTGCAACAGAGAACCCTACTTCATGTCTCAAGAGGCTTCTGAATTTCCCGAATGATGTGAGTTTGGGAAAACTGATGGGCAAGGCCAAATCTTTATTGGTTTTGGCATTAGATCCAAATAACTTGACTCCTTTGCAACCATCCATTATTGGGACGACCTCGAATCGGAGCAGATCAGCAACTGTAAGAGGCCATAGCCTTTCAACAGATTCAGTTTCTCCCACGAGTCCTCTATGTTTAGTACCTGATAGCTACTGGGAAGAGAAGTGGAGAATTATgcaaaaggaagaggaagaaaagcgAAAAAATTGCAGCTCAGAGAAGAAACATGTTCCATACCAGAAAAAAGGTTGGTCCGAAAaagtgaagatgagactatcTAGAACCATATCTTCCGCATCTTCATCAAAGATTGAACCCATTCGATCTTTTAGGAAGAGTTTGCTGGATGATCTTTCTCGAAATCTCGGAACAAATGATCACTCTGTTCCTGCCTCTATTGAAGAAGATAAGACTGAAAACAAGGAGAGGGATTtaaatggaaatggaaatggGGTATCTGAAGAGGGTTCTTCGAGTTTCTCTGATCTTCCAAGCCCTAATAACAATGAAAATGATTCAAGAAGAAGTAGCAGTGCATCAAACATTCCCAGCAATAAAATTGACGATGAATCAAATAATGTGCAGTTGCTAACCGGACAAGACTCACCCCTTCCAGTGTCTAGGCCATCCAATGTTATTTCTTCACAACCTGGGTTGGGTAAGGACTCTAATTTGGTGGAAGATCTTTCTTTGGTTGAGACAGAAAATCCTGTACCTTGTCCAAAGGAGCAGAGGCTCCTGTCGATAGGTAAATTTCCATGGCTTTGGAAATTTGGTCGGAGAGTGGAAGGAACAGCAACCCATGAAAAAGCTGCTAATGAGTCCACAAAGATTTCCAGTGGTAGTTGTAATGATCAGAAAGGTGGCGGTAGGGTCTCGCCTCAGTTAGATGTTTCTAATACTTCTTTGGCAACAAGTAATGGTGAAGTCGTGGACCAGAACATGATTAGCACATTGCGAAATCTTGCTAGTAGCATGCTCGAGAACATTCag GTAATTGAATCGTCTATGGAACAAGAGAACATGTCTAAAAACATTATTTCTGGCAGAGGAGGACAAGTTACAGCAGTGGTGGCTCTTAAGGAGCTTCGGAAAATTAGCAACATTTTATCGGAAATGTGA
- the LOC124924720 gene encoding putative clathrin assembly protein At5g57200: MGSFRKVYGAIKDSTTVGLAKVNSEYKDLDIAIVKATNHVECPPKERHIRKIFSATSIVRPRADVAYCIHALSRRLARTRNWIVAIKTLIVIHRTLREGDPTFREELLNYSYRGHVLQISNFKDDSSPLAWDCSSWVRVYALFLEERLECFRILKYDIEAERLTKTSPGASKVHSRTRLLSGEELLEQLPALQQLLYRLCGCQPEGEAYHNYLIQYALALILKESFKIYCAINDGIINLVDMFFDMPRHEAVKALNIYKRAGQQAENLAEFYDFCKGLELARNFQFPVLRQPPPSFLATMEEYIREAPQLGALSSKRLEYHGTCDEDEESVESANGGEETEEKEPLVNEQEEEKEEEEPKEEIISTNEPADLLGLSELNPKAIEIEENNALALAIIPAGGNPVSMNLALSEIGKTSGWELALVTAPSNHTSPMTESKLAGGFDKLLLDSLYENDGARRQIQLQNAGYNNSSYEYGMNNQQNPYDHQQQQMDPFAMSNGIAPPSNVQMAMMAQQQQQFMYHQQQNNGNMMMQQQQTYQTPQQNTNMFQLAGSANPFGDPFNYPKSSSSMHPSNGNHGLL; encoded by the exons ATGGGTAGCTTTCGCAAGGTCTATGGAGCAATTAAAGACTCCACCACCGTTGGTCTCGCCAAGGTCAATAGCGAATACAAG GATTTAGACATTGCCATTGTGAAAGCCACCAATCATGTTGAATGCCCTCCAAAGGAACGACATATTCGAA AGATATTCTCTGCAACTTCCATTGTTCGTCCAAGAGCAGACGTTGCTTACTGCATTCATGCACTTTCTAGGAGATTAGCAAGAACCCGTAACTGGATT GTTGCAATTAAAACATTGATAGTCATTCACAGAACACTTAGAGAAGGCGATCCTACCTTCAGAGAAGAGTTGCTGAATTACTCTTACAGAGGACATGTTCTCCAAATATCTAATTTTAAGGATGATTCAAGCCCATTAG CTTGGGATTGTTCTTCGTGGGTAAGAGTTTACGCGTTATTTCTAGAGGAAAGGCTTGAATGTTTTAGAATATTGAAATATGATATTGAGGCTGAACGTCTCACAAAGACTTCACCAGGAGCCAGCAAG GTGCATAGTCGAACAAGGCTTTTGAGTGGAGAAGAGTTGTTGGAGCAATTACCGGCTTTGCAACAACTATTGTATCGATTGTGTGGTTGTCAG CCAGAAGGAGAAGCTTATCATAATTATCTTATACAGTACGCGCTTGCCCTG ATTTTGAAAGAAAGCTTCAAAATTTATTGTGCTATCAATGATGGGATCATTAATCTTGTGGACATG TTTTTTGACATGCCAAGACATGAAGCAGTCAAGGCTCTCAATATATACAAACGAGCTGGTCAACAG gCTGAAAATCTTGCAGAATTCTATGATTTTTGTAAAGGATTGGAACTCGCCAGGAATTTTCAGTTTCCAGTACTCAGACAG ccACCTCCTTCGTTTCTTGCAACAATGGAAGAATACATAAGAGAGGCTCCTCAATTGGGTGCACTTTCAAGTAAAAGATTG GAGTATCATGGGACCtgtgatgaagatgaagagtctgTAGAATCAGCGAATGGAGGTGAAGAAACGGAAGAGAAAGAACCTCTGGTTAACGAAcaggaagaagaaaaagaggagGAAGAACCCAAGGaggaaattatatcaactaatgAACCTGCTGATCTGCTA GGTTTAAGCGAATTAAATCCGAAAGCTATTGAAATAGAAGAAAACAATGCCTTGGCCCTTGCCATTATTCCGGCTG GTGGTAATCCTGTTTCTATGAATCTCGCTTTAAGTGAAATTGGAAAAACTTCCGGTTGGGAGCTAGCTCTCGTTACTGCACCAAGCAACCACACGAGCCCAATGACAGAAAGCAAATTG GCGGGTGGATTTGACAAGTTGTTACTTGACAGTTTGTATGAAAACGATGGTGCGAGAAGACAGATACAGTTACAGAACGCAGGTTATAACAATTCAAGCTACGAATATGGAATGAATAACCAGCAGAACCCGTAtgatcatcaacaacaacaaatggATCCATTTGCAATGTCTAATGGAATAGCTCCACCGTCCAATGTACAGATGGCTATGATGGCTCAGCAGCAGCAACAGTTCATGTATCATCAACAACAAAACAATGGGAATATGATGATGCAACAACAACAGACATATcaaactcctcaacagaacacAAACATGTTCCAACTTGCGGGTTCTGCCAATCCTTTTGGAGATCCTTTCAACTATCCAAAGAGCTCATCCTCCATGCACCCTTCCAATGGAAATCACGGACTACTATAG